The nucleotide sequence taagaatttaaatatgcCGAAAAATTGTAAATTGTGGTGTTTCTTAgcgtttgttatttttataacaaatatACATCTTTCTATATGTATGccaagctctaaaatatttcaCTGGGTATTAATTGTGAGAGGACGAggatcttaaaatatttttgtagataTAGAGGGCCCTGAAGACAAAAGTTGAGAATCACCTTCACCTGTGATCATGACACTTTTCTTACATAGTAGTTATGTAACCACTGGCAAATAAATCTGTAAATAGATTTCTCACAGCTTGATACTGGAACAGTTGAGCAGGCAAGAATGAATGAAAGGTTTAAAGCAAGCCTGTACAAGTATATATCTCACGCCTAATAGTCTTAAATTATACTTTTAAACcttcttttattcattttacgAGAGCATTTAATGGGAAATTTCTTATTTAAGCTATGCGTAACCTATTAACTTATCGTtctgaatatatttttatactaaacaaaaaacaaacgcTAACATCGACTTCCTGCGTCCATACATCGACCTCCGTCATACGTATACAACCACGTGAGCTGTACATGGAAACGTACTGCTATGGTACCCTTGCAATACTGAAGGTCACAAATAAGTGCCCAATGAATAACGTCAAACATTTAATTTTGACTGATTCCCTATTACGCAAGTTCGCGTTTCATAATCCATTAAGTAAAGAGAGGGTGCATTTGCTGGTGCAAACATTAACGAACCACGTTCATAGTTTAAAACCAAGTCTATTCAATGAACAAATTAGTACCAACAAAACAATGGACGAAAATTAATAATAGTATACGTTTGCGTTGTCCAAGATGGCAACATTCGCATGTTTGGTGCCAGGCGGAGTTTTATTCGATCTGTACACTGTGTTCCCTTCAAATAACGCATGTGTAACTTAAGTATATTAGGCGTGTAAACTGCAACAGCCTCTAAAAATGTGATCATTACTTTCAAGTCATTTAAACATGCGAAGCGCACCAGCACGCTTCGATGTTGTAACTGACCTTCATTTCTCCTTAACCCTAAATTACATACAAGTTTACCATAAAATTATATCCGTGTGAATGTTGTGAAATATTACGCCAAATGTCTAACTCAACCACATTTTCAGTCTAAGCACACTTCCAAAATTTGCGAACAGTTTACAATGTTAACAGATCGTTAAACACCAATGCACATAGATGACCGCTATAATGATgacatttacaaagaaaaaagaaactatcAAAAGGTAAAATGGACctcaccatccctacagaggtGTGCGCGATAAAGTGACTGTCGCGCCAGAGGCCCACACCTCTGCCATGCCGCTCTGCACGGAAACATTGTCCAAACAGCCACGGAAGGTAATCTGGGTGCGAGTCCAACAGAGGCTCAATGAATGACTGCGAGAGTGTGGGGACAGTTGGAGTGGGAGGAGTGAGCACGACAGGAGGGGAAAACGCTCACTTGCATCTACTCTACCCGACAGCAGTCAGGTCGACGCCCCTTACAAGTATTTGGGTGATTGTTTTATTGCCATTTGcctaaaatacagaaataaattcTTCGTAATTGCttaatgtgtgttttcatgttttgatATAGTAATTGCATAAATAAAACGACTTATAGACTAAAACTACTTTTCTCTGCATTGAATGTTTCTGTATGGTGTTCTGTTCAGAATTAtttgtatatactgtgtatTGTTTTGTTCATCTGTGTTGAAAAGACAGGACACTGTCCAGAGCTCTATATCCTATTCTATTAATTAGTATAGTGTCTGGAAAACCTCACAAGATTAACCATTACACCTAATATAATGACAGTTATTAATTTTGTCTGTGCATTCACTTATTGTACAATAAAAAGGTAATTCCCCCCCAGTTGTTTTTGTCTCTCTTTTCCTGATAAGAATTTTgactaaaaaaaatgtgcttacttATATATTTAGTCTCAGTTTTAAATATGCAGTTCTTATTTCTAGGTAGGTTATTGTTTGCATAATCTAGAGTAACATTTTACTAAAGGTTGGTagtatgtgacaaataaaatctTTAATCCATACAATTTAACCCTATGTTTTTGAATGCTGTTATCGAATCGAACATCCCGAAGAAACAATCGACACTGACTTTGTTCCCCTCAATTCAGAGTAATGATACAATTTACAAGCAAAATAACAACAACCAACGTGATTTCGCAGAGTTTACAAatagacatttttattaaacatttttgtacatatTTTCATAGCAGAGGAACATTTAAATGGGAGAACCCAGAGAACCAATGAACAGCACTCGGCACCCTACAAGGAAAagggaataaaaaataaataaataatcatgcCATGCACTTTAAGCCACAGTATAAGCAAACTATGGTGTCTATAGTCATAAATGAACTTTGGAAACAAACATTAAGGTAAAATCTTGCCCCACACTGTAAATTGACATATTTTATACACGTTGATTACAGTAAAGGAGATGTAATGGTTTAACTTACCCCATGATTTACTCTAGCCCATTCCTTGTTTTGTATTCCAGCACATCAGTGCTGTGTTGTTTGAAGAGCTTGTGGGGAGCAAAGAGATTGTGTCAACACAATCACAAATACTgcaatgacatttaaaaaaaataagtttgtgTGTAAGTGTGAGGGATAATTTAAATGGTCGAGTTACCAATCCCCAGAGGAAAGCTGTGCTTCCAAATGCCAGCCCTACTCTCAGCATGTTTGGCTTTGAAGGATCAGGTTTGAAGGCGGTGAACGCATTTCTGCTGACCACTGAATGAAGgaaatttaaacaattaatcAATCCCATTTATATCTGACATACTTGCTGTGGCTGAAGTAATGTACACTTTTGGTACCTGTTATACAAGTTGCTCCAATATGTATAAGCATTAACACAACTACTGCGCTGCTAGTTGCTAAACTAAGCTAAGCAAGGTCAGCACACTGTGCGTTGCTACAAGGGTCGAGTAAACACAACCAAAGAAACATCCTGGGATACAGAAATGTACGCcgaatataattatatttttgggACTTACTCTTATTGATAGTCGATGTTCGCAGCAATAACCGACCGAAAGGCATTTTTACAGCGTTTATTCCCCAAACGCAATGTTGTTCGATTCGATCCTTGTTCGATTATATTTCCTTCGCGTTCACGTCCTGTCAATTTGATAGACGAAACTAGCGGCACGTAGACTAATCGATCACGATTCAAACTCAAGAAATCATGCATTAGTTTATCATACGCTAAAACATTACCTGTAGGGTTAGTGCATTAAAGAACTGCAGTCGTTTTTTATTCTAAAAATAATGTCAACGATCGTATGTAACACGTATCAAAATGAACGTACCATTTTGTATGTTGTATAAGCAACCTCAAAACTTGTCAAACTCCTTGTACTTTACGTACTAACTTTGGAAACAATGTAAACATTAATAATCATGTATAGGTTTTTTCAACGCTTACTAATGCATATGGGTTAATAGTGCCATCTACTGATTAAAATGCGCACGtagttattttacattatacaaTTATGTAGCTCGGTGGTTAGAGCatgcgctaacaacgccaaggtgcTGGGTTCGATTCCAGGGTATTGcatatttagaaacaaatgtataggataatgcaatgtaagtcgctttggataaaagcgtctgccaaatgcatacatgtaaatacaattattgcaatgtttatcctttgtttgtGACTTTTTTCTGTATCCCTACAATAACATAATCACCATTAAGGCCAAAAATATGATTAAATGGCCACACTTTCGTTTCCTTtcatatgttattaattttCACTGATTCATCCCCGTCTCGGAAACGCTACACACTCGGCGCATGCCCAGTTCACCATTTGACCCGGAGAGAAGGAGCGTCGCCATTTTGGTTCTGAAGGGGGGCCTGCTGTCACCACGTGAAGGCGAGGAGCCCCAGACAGCGAAGTTCTGGGGGATTTTACGATACGGCGGACAATCCGGCTAGAGGATCACGCATTCCGGTTCATGACCAGAGCAAAGTAAGGGGGATCATCACTCAATAAGAACAATGCCCTCGATAACTCTGCCGCCGAAGGAGAACGCTCTCTTTAAGAGAATATTGGTAAGTTGGGAGAAATGTAGCTGCAAATGAGTGCTGGGTCGTTAATAATAGAAAGCAAACGTGTGTCATTCGCCTTCCTATTTTAGCCAGGATCGCTCTTCGCTGACCCCACGAGAAACCTCCCTAAGAGATTTTTGCAGCCTCGTTGGGTATTTACGGAGGCTAAGAGTGGGCATTGGCATTGGTTTAATACTGGTAACACGACTATTAGTTCATGCACATTCACGCAGTTTGAGAGCAGTTGAACTTGCCCAGTACGAAGCAGCTAACTACCTTAGCACGTTCAGCCCAGATCAGTTTGATATACGTGTGTTCGGAATAAACATTATTGGTGCAAAAAGTCAAACTATTTTAACACGAGCATGTGCGGTTGAAGAGTTTCTCCTAATCGCGCTGCATTAATTTGATGACCAGTCAACGTACATGCTAACTTTTAAACTTCAGCCACTTATAAACCTGTTTAACCACAACGCATTACAAGCGTACGTGAGGTTTGAAAGAAGAATGGTAATGGTTATTTTACTGCGTTGTCTacaacaaatattattttgcacAATTTGTTGTAAAATGGCTACTAATGTAGTGCAGTGTGTTTCCATATTGGCACTTTTATTAGTATTTAAAGCCACGCCTCAAAACTGCTGTCACATTCAAACTTAACAAaccatgcataagtttaacaTCAACTAAAACATATCAACAACTCTAATGAACATAATAATCCTCAAATAATGTCAATTTATGTGTACCTCATACCAAAGTTACTATTTTGTATGTTGTTAAAGCTACTTCAAAGCCTTGTGCTTGAAGTTGTTTTGTACAGGTTATTTTAACTCACTGGCTTGACAAGTCATTGTTTTTAATTAGTAATAATGTGTAATAATAACCAGCATAGAAACAGACCAAGTAGTTGTTTTATCATATTAGACATTTTTTCTGGAAAGTAACATACAAGAGAGTTTACATTTTCTTGGGTTACACATGCAACAATGCAGACAGTATAGAGGCATTCttaattatttagtttttttgacATGCAGTGCTTTGAACCTCTAAGCTGTTGTACTGACCATTGTAGATAAGatataaatgtgtttgaaatCAACATCTCATTCTGCATAGAGATACTAAAAACCACATTCAATTGATCTACATGACAGGGATTAGTAAGCAAATCTTGAAAAGAGCAGTAGGTGGGGCTTTTCTCAAATCCTTTTTTTTGGCACCAGTGTCTTGACTATCCAGTGCATGTCTTTGCAAGAGTCGACGTTTGCGctctcaaacttttttttagCCTTTGTGAAGTGATGTCTCCTCTGCAAGGTGCCAGTGTGATTCATACTGCTGTCAGACTATAATGGGTCTTCTGACTTTGTAGTTGCGCTGGTGGTTATGTGTTATTCACACAATTTCTCTGCGGTTTTGGTTCGATGCATTTGGTTATGGAATGTAAACAAGATATCGCTAACCACATTTACATTAGGTCTaatatgaaaatgattttaGTTAGCATCCTGATTTTTGTCTTTTAGAGATGCTACGAACACAAGCAGTACAGAAATGGGCTCAAGTTTTGCAAACAGATCCTGTCCAACCCAAAGTATGCCGAACATGGAGGTAACCTTTTTCCagtttaaattatttgtaaGTGACACCTAAAAGTTGAGCACTTGATCATGACTGGTTACTgtcctttttttactttttcctcCGCAGAGACCCTAGCAATGAAGGGACTGACCCTGAACTGTTTGGGACGAAAGGAGGAGGCATATGACCTAGTCCGGAGAGGTTTACGAAACGATCTGAAGAGTCATGTCTGTATCCTAAAACTTATTATTTTGTCAGCAGAGTCATGGAAATGCCCTTCCCTGCCTTTACACAATGAAAGCGGGAGGCTCTTTTGACAGGGATTAGCGCAATTTATGGAtgggtgttgtgttgttttctgtcCTTAACTCCTCCACAGGTTGGCACGTGTACGGTTTGCTTCAGCGCTCCGATAAGAAGTATGATGAGGCCATCAAGTGCTACAGAAATGCTCTTAAATGGGACAAAGACAATCTGCAAATCCTCAGAGATCTCTCCCTGCTGCAGATTCAAATGAGAGACCTCGAAGGTTATAGGGTAAGTTATTTTGAACGTGAGCACTTGTGTAAGTGTCCGGGAACAATCAAGTAAATTTATATAAACACACTTGCATGTAACACCTAGAAAATGGAATGTGGTAAAGAAATTTTTATGTATTGTATATGAAtgtatagagcttgttaatcgacatcacgccgcgttgaatgttgcgccatcttgggaggatggctgctagtgcgttcaatgcagtgttttgtttttcttgtttgattaggaaatattactatggtaggtcggtcatgttgtgttaaaaactgcaatagcattacgcagagtcgttcaggaaaagcccatggttctttcactttcaccatatatcaaacaaaacaagtaacggtacaaatcaaaacaataatagcagtggagttttatcctcccaagatggcggcaccGCTGCAACTTGCAACATatggcgtgacgtcagcttcacattctctattataaaatatataaaatataaaattatctTTTCTCTGCTTTTCACAGGAGACCCGGTACCAGTTACTTCAGTTACGGCCAGCTCAGAGAGCGTCCTGGATTGGTTATGCCATTGCGTATCACCTTCTGGAGGATTACGAAATGGCAGCTAAGATTGTTGAAGAGTTCCGCAAAACACAACAGGTGCCTTTTTAAACCTTTTTCTGTCCGTTAAATCATCCACACACAGAGATGCTGCAtgatattgaaaacaaatggaaCAACTAAACTTTGACTAtagattattaaatatatagattataaagaatattaaaatcattcagCTTTTGATTTTGGATGtcactgatgtgtgtgtttttgtgcactTGTGTTTCAGACATCTCCAGATAAAGTGGATTACGAGTACAGTGAGCTCTTGCTGTATCAGAATCAGCTGTTGAGGGAAGCCGGACTTTTCAAAAAAGCTCTCGATCACCTGACCAACTATGAGAAACAAATCTGTGACAAACTGGCTGTAGAAGAGATGC is from Triplophysa rosa linkage group LG13, Trosa_1v2, whole genome shotgun sequence and encodes:
- the ndufc1 gene encoding NADH dehydrogenase [ubiquinone] 1 subunit C1, mitochondrial translates to MPFGRLLLRTSTINKMVSRNAFTAFKPDPSKPNMLRVGLAFGSTAFLWGLLFKQHSTDVLEYKTRNGLE